One Lutzomyia longipalpis isolate SR_M1_2022 chromosome 4, ASM2433408v1 DNA segment encodes these proteins:
- the LOC129795588 gene encoding leucine-rich repeat-containing protein 4C-like, with protein MYLCDGKDNGGMRKMWKIIFVTLQAISVAQCAAFSAFCPPDSDIMPISGDNADTPATYCDCHMAHSAPWGLPTVTIDCQGRELRTDDLPQDLILPFAAKELTLAWNNLTVAPTLPASDHLRVLKLTHNAITALEGSPFLHLPNLQHLDLSSNNIITLSDDIFDGLPHLEHLDLSQNQLKILPSNAFAGLLVLKTLILSENPLAGFFSQENLFSYTGITKDLKTLEVAMCNLTKIHLDEDWTVSKLDLHSNLFQGVPDIPLSVRFLDFGGNFLKHIDPETFPPLPDLEELHLDNMVPLKTIQADAFLSVSTKLRKLSLEGCRNLTTLDNLAFGNGTKEENPLSLVEVNLRGCRLKKIKRDLLARAVNLTTLSLAGNPLNCDCDVSWIKEMAKETGAQCSLPLILRGTKISELDMDQFHCDTAKSWLFRIINGIIVFALLCGCGVAIYYLVMRCRPSRRHVVQKLALTSPYAPVTIQPNRAEHL; from the exons ATGTATTTGTGTGATGGCAAAGACAATGGAGGAATgcggaaaatgtggaaaataattttcgtgACTTTGCAAGCAATTTCGGTGGCACAGTGTGCAGCATTTTCTGCCTTTTGTCCACCCGACAGTGACATCATGCCCATTTCCGGGGACAATGCCGACACTCCGGCAACCTACTGTGATTGCCACATGGCACACTCGGCCCCCTGGGGTCTCCCCACAGTGACCATCGATTGCCAGGGAAGAGAATTGCGCACCGACGATCTACCGCAGGACCTCATCCTCCCATTTGCAGCCAAAGAACTCACGCTGGCATGGAATAATCTCACAGTGGCACCCACACTGCCCGCCAGTGACCACCTTCGCGTCCTCAAGCTCACCCACAATGCCATCACTGCACTCGAGGGGTCACCCTTCCTCCATCTACCCAACCTCCAACACCTCGACCTCAGTTCCAACAACATCATCACCCTCAGTGATGACATCTTCGACGGGTTGCCGCACCTGGAACATCTCGACCTGTCCCAAAATCAACTCAAAATCCTCCCCAGCAATGCCTTTGCTGGCCTCCTCGTGCTCAAAACGCTCATCCTGTCTGAAAATCCTCTTGCTGGTTTTTTCTCACAG gaaAACCTCTTCAGCTACACAGGGATAACGAAAGATCTCAAAACACTGGAGGTGGCCATGTGTAATTTGACTAAAATTCACCTGGATGAGGATTGGACAGTATCGAAGTTGGATTTGCATTCAAATCTCTTCCAGGGTGTACCGGACATTCCTCTATCTGTTCGTTTTCTCGATTTTGGTGGAAATTTCCTCAAACATATTGATCCAGAGACTTTTCCACCTCTGCCGGACCTCGAAGAGCTCCACCTGGACAATATGGTACCACTAAAGACCATCCAAGCCGATGCTTTTCTCTCAGTTTCGACTAAACTACGAAAGCTCAGCCTCGAGGGCTGTCGGAACCTTACAACGCTGGATAATTTGGCTTTTGGGAATGGGACAAAAGAGGAGAATCCCCTGAGTTTGGTTGAAGTCAATCTTCGTGGGTGTCGCTTGAAGAAGATCAAACGAGATCTTCTGGCACGAGCTGTGAACCTCACAACTCTCTCTTTGGCGGGAAATCCCCTCAATTGCGATTGCGATGTTTCGTGGATTAAGGAGATGGCAAAAGAAACCGGGGCACAGTGTAGTCTTCCCCTGATCTTACGTGGAACGAAGATTTCGGAACTGGACATGGATCAATTTCACTGTGACACAGCGAAATCCTGGCTTTTCCGCATTATAAATGGAATTATTGTCTTTGCCCTCCTGTGTGGCTGTGGTGTAGCCATCTACTACCTCGTTATGCGATGTCGTCCATCGAGACGACATGTGGTGCAAAAACTCGCACTTACAAGCCCCTATGCACCCGTTACCATTCAACCCAATCGGGCTGAACATTTGTAA
- the LOC129795743 gene encoding general odorant-binding protein 56d-like, which produces MKFTSAFFFLVCFTIAAAVTDEQRKKAQEVLVSCSQENGVTLDKVAQVRKGDFASADEKTQCVVDCFFKKVGFMNAEGVFQEKVTTDKLSQGEADPSKVSQMVQKCKGESGAGKCETAFKIYKCAFEARAEIL; this is translated from the exons ATGAAGTTCACATCAGCTTTCTTCTTCCTTGTTTGCTTCACAATTGCCGCT GCCGTCACTGATGAGCAGAGAAAGAAGGCCCAGGAAGTCCTTGTGTCGTGCAGCCAGGAAAATGGTGTGACTTTGGACAAAGTTGCTCAGGTGCGAAAGGGAGACTTTGCCAGTGCTGACGAGAAGACCCAATGCGTTGTGGACTGCTTCTTCAAGAAGGTTGGCTTCATGAATGCCGAAGGTGTGTTCCAGGAGAAGGTGACAACCGATAAGCTCAGCCAGGGTGAGGCAGATCCCAGCAAGGTTAGCCAGATGGTGCAAAAGTGCAAAGGTGAATCTGGAGCTGGAAAATGCGAAACCGCCTTCAAGATTTACAAGTGCGCCTTTGAGGCTCGTGCTGAGATCCTGTAG
- the LOC129795568 gene encoding probable cytochrome P450 6w1 yields MYWIWGIILCIGALIWWWQRSSELYWEKNGVSYISGPPFIGALKDCLTMKKSFVDLFYDIYNDRKFKDDPITGFYFFHKPRLIIRHPELIKNILVKDFAYFVDRASDSDAHDIIGRDNLFVVKGQRWKALRSKISPVLTTGKLKNFFHLVVDVSNVLNEKLSSEIGGECREYEVKQLAATFTIDSIAISAFGVKANSLLNPNGEFYRKANKCFDFHWKRVIESAICIFLPELAIFFRMKIFSEETNDFLRSSINFVMQERIKGGGKHNDLIDALIGMNKEDPELFKGDTLVAQAAVFLLAGYETSSSVIAFALYELARQPEAQEKLRNEIKHYLKKYESVQYETISEMDYLNCVVQETLRMYPAGPILDRICTPPEGADSYSLEPHHKFEIPRGMSVYIPFFSIHRDPKFFPDPLKFNPERFSPENRDSIDQYTYMAFGLGPRNCIGSRFGYLMVKMALITILRNYRVEATERTPKFIEFDKRAMVTKSAKPLYMNFKRI; encoded by the exons ATGTATTGGATTTGGGGAATAATTTTGTGCATTGGAGCTTTGATCTGGTGGTGGCAGAGATCATCAGAGCTCTACTGGGAGAAGAATGGAGTATCTTACATCTCAGGACCTCCATTCATTGGTGCCCTGAAAGACTGCTTGACGATGAAGAAGAGTTTCGTGGATCTCTTCTATGATATCTACAATGACAGAAAGTTCAAAGATGACCCTATCACCGGATTTTACTTTTTCCACAAGCCAAGATTGATTATTCGTCATCCAGAATTGATTAAGAATATCCTTGTGAAGGATTTCGCGTATTTTGTTGACAg AGCCTCAGATTCCGACGCGCACGATATAATTGGTAGGGATAACCTGTTTGTGGTTAAAGGTCAACGATGGAAAGCTCTTAGATCAAAAATTTCACCTGTTCTAACGACtggaaaactcaaaaatttctttcacctCGTTGTGGATGTATCAAATGTTCTTAATGAGAAGCTTTCATCTGAGATTGGTGGTGAATGTCGCGAGTATGAAGTTAAACAATTGGCTGCAACCTTCACAATTGATTCAATTGCAATTAGTGCCTTTGGTGTAAAGGCCAACAGTCTCCTCAATCCGAATGGGGAATTCTACAGGAAAGCCAataaatgttttgattttcattgGAAGCGCGTGATAGAATCGGCTATATGTATCTTTCTACCggaattggcaattttcttccgaatgaaaatcttctctGAGGAAACGAATGATTTTCTGAGATCTTCGATAAACTTCGTGATGCAGGAACGTATTAAGGGTGGGGGAAAACACAATGATCTTATAGATGCCCTTATTGGTATGAATAAAGAAGATCCTGAACTTTTCAAAGGAGACACTCTTGTGGCACAGGCTGCTGTTTTCCTTCTTGCTGGCTATGAAACTTCCTCATCTGTAATAGCTTTTGCCCTCTATGAGTTGGCACGACAACCTGAGGCTCAAGAGAAGCTCAGGAATGAAATTAAGCATTACCTGAAGAAGTATGAGTCAGTTCAGTACGAGACTATCAGTGAAATGGATTATCTCAATTGTGTTGTTcaag aaaCTCTTAGAATGTATCCAGCGGGACCAATTTTGGATAGAATTTGCACTCCACCAGAAGGAGCTGATTCTTACTCACTGGAGCCCCAtcataaatttgaaattccgCGTGGAATGTCCGTATACATTCCCTTTTTCTCCATTCACCGAGATCCAAAATTCTTTCCAGATCCCCTGAAGTTCAATCCTGAAAGATTTAGTCCCGAAAATCGTGATTCAATCGATCAATACACCTACATGGCTTTTGGGCTTGGACCACGGAACTGTATCGGATCGAGATTTGGATACTTAATGGTGAAAATGGCACTCATCACGATTCTACGCAACTACAGGGTTGAAGCCACTGAGAGAACCCCAAAGTTTATTGAATTCGACAAGAGAGCTATGGTCACTAAATCCGCGAAACCACTCTATATGAATTTTAAACGAATTTAG
- the LOC129795451 gene encoding toll-like receptor 7: protein MSTMPRYLAVAWFVVLLGYAAEIGAQCSWEYRNGSAVTCTIRRLERQGVDLAGAEGTTRLDIRCNEQFLFESQLPVRAFGRLQTLTELTMESCKLLQLPVHAFDGLSNLKRLTVRTNNYVWAPGKTLDIRPDALVDLKDLQYLDLSHNNLRHLAEGTLCPLNNLQHLNLSSNRIRSAENLGFAPESQCSGGVDLHVLDASYNELQAIPEGWGVSRLRRLQQLFLQHNNITDLSSECLIGLSSLKVLNVSFNHLETLPEGVFAGSRELREIHLQHNELYSLPRGTFHRLEQLLVLDLSSNSLSSHHIGNGTFAGLIRLIILNLAHNALTRIDSRTFKELFFLQILNLRNNSIGHIEENAFLPLYNLHTLNLAENRLHTIDDKLFNGLYVLSKLTLNNNLITVIEVNAFKNCSDLKELDLSSNQLLEVPVALQNLSMLRTLDLGENQIASIHNGSFRNLVQLTGLRLIDNLIGNITRGMFWDLPRLSVLNLAKNRVQSIERGAFDRNADLEAIRLDRNFISDINGIFATLASLLWLNLSENHLVWFDYAFIPKNLKWLDIHANYIEALRNYYKLQEEIRVKTLDASHNRITEISSMAIPNSIELLFINNNLIETIHPNTFVDKTNLTRVDLYANALATLQMHNIRLAPVPDTRPLPEFYLGGNPLECDCSMDWLYRINNLTTRQHPRIMDLTNVACLMPHARRGPAIRSVATLSSSDFLCRYETHCFALCHCCDFDACDCEMTCPNNCTCFHDTTWNANVVDCGGGGRRHGRELLKKVPMDATELYLDGADIEELQNHAFLGRKNLKVLYLNNSNLALMHNRTFAGLTALTILHLGDNQLRSLQGSEFDDLVNLRELYLQNNRLRTVTNATLEPLRALRVLRIDGNQLVSFPLWQLQTPQFQHLHSLALGRNSWNCKCRNLQELTAFVADNAVIIQDSQDIYCIDPTGVKRTLDLNATSICSDFYAIGSMMNDSVFGNYIPLMIGCAVITILILLLALIYIFREPVRVWFFTQYGVRVTGARCEKTEKLYDALVLHSTKDSEWVTRELAPELERGRPGLRLCVQHRDLVQDATYLQLLEAAHASRRVVLVISPNFLQTEWSRIDVRHAVHESVKGRPYKLVIIEESDVFLDAAADCELLPYLKTTNVRRVKRLEQQFTEKLRYALPAESIQRRGNNYTLDHHERIKQPASPGVVFRPAPPPAYCPDGDDPNYSSATTATPSPRPMRKALLHHPHHLPNGIMQQVHMENSQRPPSEHIYSSIDSDYSTLDRENMVVDVHRLTWRSSSNHSHHPPHDHRVQAYLV, encoded by the coding sequence ATGTCCACAATGCCCAGGTATTTGGCTGTGGCATGGTTTGTGGTGCTCCTTGGATATGCCGCTGAGATTGGGGCACAGTGCTCGTGGGAGTATAGGAATGGTAGTGCAGTAACATGCACAATTCGCCGCCTGGAGCGACAGGGTGTGGACCTCGCCGGTGCTGAGGGCACAACACGACTCGATATCAGATGCAATGAGCAATTTCTCTTTGAATCCCAATTGCCCGTGCGAGCCTTCGGTCGCCTCCAGACACTCACTGAGCTCACAATGGAGTCGTGTAAGCTCCTGCAGTTGCCAGTGCACGCCTTCGATGGTCTATCCAATCTCAAAAGACTAACAGTGCGAACGAACAACTATGTGTGGGCACCTGGCAAGACACTCGACATCCGGCCTGATGCCTTAGTGGATCTCAAGGATCTCCAATACCTTGATTTGAGTCACAATAATCTCCGACACTTGGCCGAGGGTACCCTGTGTCCCCTCAACAATTTGCAACACCTCAATCTCTCTTCCAATCGCATACGTTCCGCTGAGAATTTGGGATTCGCCCCGGAGTCCCAATGTAGCGGTGGAGTGGACCTTCATGTTCTCGATGCGAGTTACAATGAACTTCAGGCTATCCCAGAGGGATGGGGTGTTTCGCGCCTTAGGCGCCTTCAGCAGCTCTTCCTTCAGCACAACAACATCACCGATTTATCGAGTGAATGTCTCATTGGGCTGAGCTCCCTAAAGGTGCTCAATGTGAGTTTCAACCATCTGGAAACGCTGCCTGAGGGTGTTTTCGCGGGATCACGTGAGCTTCGTGAAATTCACTTGCAGCACAATGAACTGTATTCCCTCCCACGGGGTACATTCCATCGACTTGAGCAACTCCTCGTATTGGATCTCAGTTCGAATTCCCTGTCTAGTCATCACATTGGAAATGGCACGTTTGCCGGCTTAATAAGGCTCATCATTCTAAATTTAGCCCATAACGCCCTCACACGTATTGATAGTCGCACATTCAAGGAGCTCTTCTTCCTGCAAATACTGAATTTGCGTAACAATTCAATTGGGCACATTGAGGAGAATGCATTTCTGCCACTATACAATTTGCACACACTCAATCTCGCCGAGAACCGTCTGCACACAATTGACGATAAGCTATTCAATGGTCTCTACGTCTTGTCCAAATTGACACTCAACAACAATTTAATCACCGTGATCGAAGTGAATGCATTCAAGAATTGCTCCGACCTCAAGGAGTTGGATCTTAGCTCCAATCAGTTGCTTGAGGTGCCGGTGgcattgcaaaatttatcaatGCTCCGTACATTGGATTTGGGTGAAAATCAAATAGCATCCATCCACAATGGTAGCTTCCGGAATTTGGTGCAACTCACCGGTCTCCGGTTGATTGACAATTTAATTGGGAACATTACGAGAGGTATGTTTTGGGATTTACCACGACTCAGTGTGCTCAATTTGGCAAAGAATCGTGTACAGAGCATTGAACGCGGGGCATTCGATAGGAATGCCGATTTGGAAGCTATACGACTCGATAGGAATTTCATCAGCGACATTAATGGCATTTTTGCCACCCTCGCATCCCTGCTGTGGCTCAATTTGTCCGAAAATCACCTCGTATGGTTTGACTATGCATTCATCCCGAAGAATCTCAAATGGTTGGACATTCATGCGAATTACATTGAAGCATTGCGGAACTACTACAAACTCCAAGAGGAGATACGCGTAAAGACACTCGATGCAAGTCACAATCGCATCACGGAAATTAGTTCAATGGCCATACCCAATAGTATTGAGTTGCTCTTCATCAACAACAACCTCATTGAGACCATTCATCCGAATACATTTGTGGACAAGACAAATCTAACAAGGGTGGATTTGTACGCAAATGCATTGGCAACACTGCAGATGCACAATATCCGCTTGGCACCTGTACCCGATACCCGCCCCCTACCTGAATTCTATCTCGGTGGCAATCCACTAGAGTGCGATTGCTCAATGGACTGGCTGTATCGCATTAACAACCTCACGACACGCCAGCACCCCAGAATAATGGACTTGACCAATGTGGCGTGTCTCATGCCCCATGCGAGACGCGGACCAGCCATCAGGTCCGTGGCCACCCTGTCATCCTCGGACTTTCTCTGTCGCTACGAAACCCACTGTTTTGCTCTTTGCCACTGCTGTGACTTCGATGCGTGCGATTGCGAGATGACATGCCCCAACAATTGCACCTGCTTCCATGATACCACATGGAATGCCAATGTTGTGGATTGCGGAGGTGGTGGGCGACGTCATGGGCGGGAGTTGCTGAAGAAGGTGCCAATGGATGCAACAGAGCTCTATCTCGATGGTGCTGACATTGAGGAATTGCAGAATCACGCATTTCTCGGTCGCAAAAATCTCAAGGTGCTCTATCTAAATAATTCCAATCTTGCCCTTATGCACAATCGTACATTTGCCGGGCTAACCGCCCTCACCATTCTCCATCTTGGTGACAATCAACTACGCTCCCTCCAGGGCAGTGAATTCGATGATTTGGTTAATCTGCGTGAGctatatttgcaaaataatcgCCTACGTACGGTGACCAATGCCACCCTGGAGCCACTCCGTGCTCTCCGTGTGCTTCGCATTGATGGGAATCAACTTGTATCTTTTCCACTGTGGCAATTGCAGACACCTCAATTTCAGCACCTCCACTCCCTTGCCCTGGGGCGGAACTCATGGAATTGCAAATGTCGCAACCTCCAGGAGCTCACGGCATTCGTTGCGGACAATGCGGTGATTATTCAGGATTCCCAGGATATCTACTGTATTGACCCCACTGGGGTTAAGCGCACCCTCGACCTCAATGCCACATCCATTTGCAGTGATTTCTACGCTATCGGTTCCATGATGAATGACAGTGTATTCGGAAACTACATTCCCCTCATGATTGGCTGTGCCGTCATTACCATACTCATCCTCCTCCTGGCCCTCATCTATATCTTTCGCGAACCCGTACGTGTGTGGTTCTTCACACAGTATGGTGTACGCGTGACTGGGGCACGATGTGAGAAGACTGAAAAGCTATATGATGCTCTGGTGCTTCACAGTACGAAGGATAGTGAATGGGTCACGCGGGAATTGGCGCCAGAACTCGAACGTGGTCGCCCTGGGTTGCGCCTCTGTGTGCAACATCGTGATCTCGTACAGGATGCAACGTATCTTCAGCTATTGGAAGCAGCTCATGCATCCCGACGTGTTGTCTTGGTGATTAGTCCAAATTTCCTTCAGACTGAATGGAGTAGAATTGATGTGCGTCACGCGGTGCATGAGTCTGTTAAGGGGCGCCCGTATAAGTTGGTGATTATCGAGGAGAGTGATGTCTTCTTGGATGCTGCTGCAGATTGTGAGCTCTTGCCATATCTCAAAACGACAAATGTTCGGAGGGTTAAGAGGCTGGAGCAGCAATTCACGGAGAAATTGAGGTATGCCCTACCAGCGGAAAGTATTCAACGGCGGGGCAATAACTACACTCTAGACCATCATGAGCGCATTAAACAACCTGCTAGTCCGGGTGTTGTCTTCCGGCCAGCCCCACCACCAGCTTACTGTCCAGATGGTGATGATCCAAATTATTCATCCGCCACAACGGCTACACCAAGTCCGCGTCCGATGCGCAAAGCCCTCCTACATCATCCGCATCATCTACCCAATGGGATTATGCAGCAGGTGCACATGGAGAATTCTCAGAGGCCACCATCGGAGCACATCTACTCCAGCATTGATTCCGACTACAGTACCCTCGATCGGGAGAATATGGTCGTGGACGTGCATAGGCTCACGTGGCGCAGTAGTAGCAACCATAGCCATCATCCACCGCATGATCATCGTGTCCAGGCGTACCTCGTGTGA
- the LOC129795731 gene encoding 40S ribosomal protein S10b-like, whose protein sequence is MFMPKQHRVTIYEYLFKEGVMVAKKDFNAPKHPELENIPNLHVIKTMQSLESRGLVKEQFAWRHFYWYLTNKGIEYLRTYLHLPPEIVPSTLKRTVRTESARPRSTAAPRSEGSKFHEDRSSYRRAPAGSGPDKKGDIGPGAGDVEFRGGFGRGSRPQ, encoded by the exons ATGTTTATGCCAAAGCAACATCGAGTCACCATCTATGAGTATTTATTCAAGGAGGGTGTTATGGTGGCTAAAAAGGACTTCAATGCCCCAAAACATCCGGAACTCGAAAACATACCCAATCTGCATGTTATTAAAACAATGCAATCCCTTGAATCTCGGGGTTTAGTGAAAGAACAATTTGCTTGGAGACATTTTTACTG GTATCTCACTAATAAGGGTATCGAATACCTCCGGACATACCTTCATCTACCACCGGAAATCGTTCCTTCGACGCTTAAGCGAACCGTCCGGACAGAATCTGCACGTCCACGCTCAACAGCAGCTCCACGATCTGAAGGCTCCAAGTTCCATGAAGACAGATCCTCCTATCGTCGAGCTCCAGCTGGTTCCGGACCCGATAAGAAGGGTGATATTGGACCTGGAGCTGGTGATGTGGAATTC cgtGGTGGATTTGGTCGTGGTAGTCGTCCACAGTAA
- the LOC129795523 gene encoding cationic amino acid transporter 3 has translation MFLPVLNSLGRFYRALVRVKRLDDDGHESKLARVLSLFDLTALGVGSTLGLGVYVLAGAVAREQAGPAVTISFLIAAIASAFSGLCYAEFAARVPKAGSAYVYSYVSVGEFVAFTIGWNLILEYVIGTASVARGLSGYLDSLFDQQMSKTLGELFPINVEFLAEYPDFFTFFIVILLALLLAVGVRESTLFNNIFTTVNMATISIIIVAGVLKANPANWAIDAESTAGCTAEKCGEGGFMPFGIAGVMAGAAKCFYGFVGFDCVATTGEEAKNPKRNIPLSIVLSLIIIFLAYFLISTVLTMMAPFYTLDLNAPFPRVFEDVGYIEVKWVVTVGANFALCTSLLGAMFPLPRVLYAMASDGILYKVLKKVSPRTKTPIIATMIAGVFAAIMGAIFNLHQLIDMMSIGTLLAYSIVAICVLVLRYQDDDMVACTLNVSFIGRMFNTSGTKIANANTSAISKFGVVVFSILAVVMCAIIKFARIADNFPIQVIIVVLAVAMIICVGSIARQPISQVKLTFMVPCVPLLPCISIFVNLYLMFQLDIYTWIRFAVWVAIGYLIYFTYGIRNSVEGEIQHNEAIARELINNTHKSAQMSNEINGTYKITLKE, from the exons ATGTTTCTTCCTGTTCTCAACTCACTCGGAAGGTTCTACCGGGCGCTTGTGAGGGTAAAGCGCTTGGATGATGATGGGCATGAATCCAAATTAGCACGCGTGCTCTCACTTTTTGATCTCACGGCACTCGGTGTGGGATCTACCCTTGGCTTGGGTGTCTACGTTCTCGCTGGTGCTGTTGCCAGGGAACAAGCTGGTCCGGCTGTTACCATCTCCTTCCTTATTGCCGCCATTGCGTCGGCTTTTTCGGGACTATGCTACGCTGAATTTGCAGCTCGTGTCCCTAAGGCTGGGTCTGCCTATGTCTACAGCTATGTGAGCGTAGGGGAATTTGTTGCTTTTACCATTGGATGGAATCTCATTCTCGAATATGTTATAG GAACTGCCAGTGTCGCCAGAGGTCTCAGTGGTTACTTGGATTCGCTGTTTGATCAGCAAATGTCCAAAACTCTGGGAGAACTCTTCCCCATTAATGTGGAATTTCTCGCTGAATATCCggacttttttacatttttcattgTTATCCTCCTGGCACTACTCCTTGCTGTTGGTGTTAGAGAATCAACACTCTTCAATAATATCTTTACAACTGTCAATATGGCGACTATTAGCATTATTATTGTAGCTGGTGTGCTAAAAG CAAATCCAGCCAATTGGGCTATTGATGCGGAATCAACGGCAGGTTGTACTGCTGAAAAATGCGGCGAAGGTGGATTTATGCCATTTGGGATAGCAGGAGTCATGGCAGGTGCTGCCAAGTGCTTCTATGGATTTGTAGGATTTGACTGTGTCGCCACAACTGGGGAAGAAGCTAAAAATCCCAAAAGGAACATTCCTCTCTCAATTGTTCTATCGCTAATTATCATCTTCCTTGCTTACTTCCTCATTTCAACCGTTCTAACCATGATGGCTCCATTCTACACGCTGGATCTCAATGCCCCCTTCCCGCGTGTTTTTGAGGACGTTGGTTACATTGAGGTGAAATGGGTTGTGACAGTTGGGGCTAATTTTGCTCTCTGCACCTCTCTTCTGGGGGCCATGTTTCCACTGCCGAGGGTTCTGTATGCCATGGCAAGTGATGGAATCCTGTACAAAGTCCTGAAGAAGGTGTCACCGCGTACGAAAACGCCAATAATTGCTACGATGATTGCGGGTGTATTTGCCGCCATCATGGGAGCCATCTTTAATCTTCATCAACTAATTGACATGATGTCCATTGGAACGCTTCTTGCGTACTCAATTGTGGCCATTTGTGTGCTTGTTTTGCGATATCAGGACGACGACATGGTAGCTTGTACGCTAAATGTGAGCTTCATCGGGAGAATGTTCAATACGAGTGGCACAAAGATTGCCAATGCAAATACAAGTGCCATCAGTAAGTTCGGAGTTGTTGTCTTCAGCATTCTTGCAGTTGTTATGTGTGCCATCATCAAATTCGCTCGTATTGCTGACAATTTTCCCATCCAAGTGATCATCGTGGTTCTAGCTGTAGCCATGATTATCTGTGTTGGGTCCATTGCACGACAACCAATCTCCCAGGTCAAGCTAACCTTTATGGTTCCATGCGTACCGCTCCTGCCCTGTATCTCCATCTTTGTCAATCTCTACCTAATGTTTCAATTGGATATCTACACGTGGATCCGTTTTGCCGTATGGGTGGCCATTGGTTACCTCATCTACTTCACCTACGGCATCAGGAATTCCGTTGAAGGGGAGATCCAGCACAACGAAGCAATTGCCAGGGAATTAATAAACAACACACACAAATCAGCTCAAATGAGTAATGAGATAAATGGAACATACAAGATTACTCTCAAAGAATGA
- the LOC129795745 gene encoding general odorant-binding protein 56d-like, translating to MKFLLICLFLIYATNAAVIPKEKEELGRQLLALCSAEVGISEDKVMTLRDGNFDNVDGEVKCVIECGFKKTGFMTADGVFQPDFTISAISMSGVDSPKAPEAVNKCKDETGSGNCEKAFNIFSCMFREFGPIF from the exons ATGAAGTTTCTGCTTATTTGTTTATTCCTCATTTACGCTACAAATGCGGCT GTAATTCCCAAGGAGAAAGAAGAGTTAGGTCGTCAACTTTTAGCACTATGTTCCGCAGAAGTTGGTATATCAGAAGATAAAGTGATGACACTCAGGGATGGAAATTTTGACAATGTTGATGGGGAAGTTAAATGTGTTATCGAATGTGGCTTCAAGAAAACCGGGTTTATGACCGCTGATGGAGTTTTCCAGCCTGATTTTACCATTTCGGCAATTAGTATGAGTGGTGTTGACTCCCCTAAAGCACCTGAGGCTGTTAACAAGTGCAAAGATGAAACTGGATCTGGAAATTGTGAGAAAGCCTTCAATATCTTCTCATGCATGTTCAGGGAATTTGGTCCAATTTTCtga